The proteins below are encoded in one region of Bacteroidetes bacterium GWF2_43_63:
- a CDS encoding peptidase: protein MRKSILFTFVLSGLLHLVISAQTDEYPLSESCTSIMAGKNATTDGSVITSHTCDGKYRSWLNIVPAATFDEKAMLDIQSGTMHTETPWDTRGVETKGKIKQVKQTYAYLNVAYPCMNEKQLIIGESTISGRKELVNNKGLFLIENLEAIVLQRCSTARDAIKLMGELVKEFGYADGGECITIADKKEVWVFEIFGEGPDKIGAVWAAQRIPDDHVGVCANISRISEIDLKNKDYFMASDNVFSVAKKMGFWDGKEPFKFWKAYSGSKPFQIREYFILSCLAPSLNLDFNADELPFSVKPDKQVSVRDVMALLRSTFEGTQWDMTRNLKMVTSNKNEAGETVTDTITSPYANPWMKREMMGMLNYQEEGTIKFQRTCAVAWCGYSFVGQCRDWLPDEVGGVCWFSFDNPAESPRIPIFAGTLSLPQSFNYSGQFAFNEQSAHWQYRQANRLATVRWGDGRKLIEPALMQYEDKAFAELPDVEKRAAELLKEDQANAAAGHPTQKCREYLTRYTADFHASSAAKWLELRNQLWTDLKLSF, encoded by the coding sequence ATGAGAAAGTCCATTCTTTTTACCTTCGTATTATCTGGATTATTACATCTGGTAATCTCAGCTCAAACCGATGAATACCCGCTCAGCGAAAGCTGCACCAGTATTATGGCCGGTAAAAACGCCACCACCGATGGCTCGGTCATTACCAGTCATACCTGCGACGGCAAATATCGCTCATGGCTCAACATTGTTCCGGCTGCCACATTTGACGAAAAAGCTATGTTGGATATTCAATCGGGCACCATGCATACCGAGACGCCATGGGATACTCGTGGTGTTGAAACCAAAGGAAAAATAAAACAAGTAAAGCAAACTTATGCCTACTTAAATGTTGCTTATCCATGCATGAACGAAAAACAGCTCATCATTGGCGAAAGCACCATTTCGGGCCGCAAGGAACTGGTGAATAATAAAGGACTTTTTCTGATTGAAAATCTCGAAGCCATAGTGCTTCAACGCTGCAGCACCGCTCGCGATGCGATAAAGCTCATGGGCGAACTGGTTAAAGAATTCGGCTATGCCGATGGTGGAGAATGTATCACCATTGCTGATAAAAAAGAAGTCTGGGTGTTTGAAATTTTCGGTGAAGGTCCTGATAAAATCGGCGCGGTGTGGGCTGCACAGCGTATTCCTGATGACCATGTGGGCGTTTGTGCCAACATCAGCCGCATCAGCGAAATTGATCTGAAAAACAAAGATTATTTTATGGCTTCGGATAATGTTTTCAGCGTCGCCAAAAAAATGGGCTTCTGGGATGGCAAGGAGCCTTTTAAATTCTGGAAAGCCTACAGCGGAAGCAAACCGTTTCAGATCCGTGAATATTTCATTCTTTCCTGTCTGGCCCCATCACTCAATCTTGACTTTAACGCCGACGAACTTCCGTTCTCTGTAAAACCCGATAAACAAGTGTCGGTGCGCGATGTTATGGCTCTGCTCCGCTCCACTTTCGAAGGTACACAATGGGACATGACCCGGAATCTGAAAATGGTGACATCGAATAAAAACGAAGCCGGTGAAACCGTCACCGACACCATCACCTCGCCCTACGCCAACCCCTGGATGAAGCGCGAAATGATGGGTATGTTGAATTATCAGGAAGAAGGAACCATAAAATTCCAACGCACCTGCGCCGTTGCCTGGTGCGGATATAGTTTTGTCGGACAGTGCCGCGACTGGCTCCCCGACGAAGTGGGCGGCGTTTGCTGGTTTTCGTTCGACAATCCTGCCGAAAGTCCGCGCATTCCAATTTTTGCAGGCACACTTTCTTTGCCGCAATCATTCAACTATTCCGGACAGTTTGCATTCAACGAACAATCGGCACACTGGCAATATCGTCAGGCCAACCGCCTGGCAACAGTGCGCTGGGGCGATGGCCGCAAGCTGATTGAGCCGGCATTGATGCAATACGAAGACAAAGCCTTTGCTGAGCTGCCCGATGTTGAAAAGCGCGCCGCAGAACTGCTGAAAGAAGATCAGGCCAACGCTGCAGCCGGTCATCCAACACAAAAATGCCGCGAATATCTGACCCGCTACACCGCCGATTTTCACGCATCATCGGCTGCCAAATGGCTCGAGTTGCGCAATCAGCTGTGGACGGATTTGAAATTGTCGTTTTGA
- a CDS encoding glycosyl transferase family 2 gives MVENNSIAIVIPSYKVSSHIAQVIATLPASIDHIIVVDDMCPEKSGMIAQQIAVNDPRIQVIFHEKNQGVGGAVISGYYAAMDKNCDIVIKMDGDGQMDPGFIPALIEPLKKNKADYTKGCRFSNPETLRNMPKIRLFGNSMLSFILKVCSGYWNVMDPTNGYTAISIRALKKLRFEHLSKRYFFESDMLVHLNIYNCVVRDIAMPSIYGDEKSSLRVGNILLKFPFLLTKRFFKRIFYKFFLFDFNMASVYIITGLPMFIFGTLFGIYRWIYGSMHQEINSTGTIMLSILPIILGIQFILQAIQIDISSIPKKMDDEE, from the coding sequence ATGGTCGAAAACAACTCCATCGCAATAGTAATTCCGAGCTACAAGGTCTCCAGTCATATTGCGCAGGTAATAGCGACTTTGCCGGCCTCTATCGATCACATTATAGTCGTTGATGATATGTGTCCTGAAAAAAGCGGAATGATTGCCCAGCAGATTGCTGTGAATGACCCCAGGATACAAGTGATCTTTCATGAGAAAAACCAGGGAGTCGGGGGGGCTGTAATTTCAGGATATTACGCCGCAATGGATAAGAATTGCGATATTGTCATAAAAATGGATGGTGACGGGCAGATGGACCCGGGTTTTATTCCCGCTTTGATTGAACCTTTGAAGAAAAACAAGGCAGACTATACAAAAGGTTGCCGATTCAGTAATCCGGAGACACTTAGAAACATGCCCAAAATCCGTCTCTTCGGTAACAGTATGCTGTCATTTATTCTAAAAGTCTGTTCCGGGTATTGGAATGTCATGGATCCGACAAATGGATATACTGCCATTTCCATCAGGGCATTAAAAAAACTTCGGTTTGAACACCTTTCAAAAAGGTATTTTTTCGAGTCGGATATGCTCGTGCATTTGAATATTTACAATTGTGTAGTCAGAGACATTGCTATGCCATCCATTTACGGTGATGAAAAGAGCTCGCTCCGGGTTGGGAATATACTGCTGAAATTCCCGTTTCTGTTAACAAAACGCTTTTTCAAACGTATTTTCTACAAATTTTTTCTATTTGATTTCAACATGGCTTCTGTTTACATTATTACAGGTTTGCCCATGTTTATTTTTGGAACTTTGTTTGGAATTTATCGCTGGATATACGGTTCCATGCATCAGGAAATTAATTCAACCGGGACAATCATGCTGTCTATCCTGCCTATTATTCTTGGAATACAGTTTATTCTTCAGGCAATACAGATTGATATAAGCTCCATTCCTAAGAAAATGGATGATGAAGAGTAA
- a CDS encoding rubrerythrin, giving the protein MSIKGTKTEQNLLKAFAGESQAARRYKMFAKIAIKEGYQQIAAIFEETASQEDQHSKRFFEFLEGGMVEITASYPAGILGTTAENLEAAAGGENEEWTELYPEFARIAEEEGFKKVASAFKLIATVEAEHEKRYRKLLKNIADGKVFEEEEEVEWMCRKCGYVHKGKKALKNCPACEHPIDYQERRATNY; this is encoded by the coding sequence ATGAGCATAAAAGGAACAAAAACCGAACAGAATCTGCTGAAAGCATTTGCTGGTGAATCACAGGCTGCACGCCGCTATAAAATGTTTGCCAAAATAGCAATCAAAGAAGGATATCAACAAATCGCCGCTATTTTTGAAGAAACAGCTAGTCAGGAAGATCAGCACAGTAAGCGCTTTTTCGAGTTTCTCGAAGGTGGAATGGTTGAAATAACAGCATCGTATCCGGCTGGCATTTTGGGAACAACTGCAGAAAACCTCGAGGCTGCTGCCGGCGGTGAAAATGAGGAATGGACGGAGCTCTATCCTGAATTTGCGAGAATTGCCGAAGAAGAAGGATTCAAAAAAGTTGCATCTGCATTTAAACTGATCGCTACTGTTGAAGCTGAACATGAAAAGCGCTACCGCAAGCTTTTGAAAAATATTGCTGACGGAAAAGTGTTTGAAGAAGAGGAAGAAGTTGAATGGATGTGCCGCAAATGCGGATACGTTCATAAAGGCAAAAAAGCTCTGAAAAACTGTCCTGCATGTGAACATCCGATTGACTATCAGGAACGCAGAGCTACCAATTATTAG
- a CDS encoding 50S ribosomal protein L19 has translation MNKGQLIKFVENQLIDSKQFPMFKSGDTVTIKYKITEGNKERIQAFQGIVLQISGKGPNKTFTVRKISNNIGVERIFPFSSPFIDGIDVNKHGVVRRSRIYYLRELRGKKARIKEKKY, from the coding sequence ATGAACAAGGGACAACTGATAAAATTCGTCGAGAATCAACTTATTGACAGCAAACAATTTCCGATGTTTAAATCGGGTGATACTGTCACTATTAAGTATAAAATTACTGAGGGAAACAAAGAACGTATCCAGGCATTTCAGGGTATTGTTCTTCAGATTTCGGGCAAAGGCCCCAACAAAACCTTTACTGTTCGCAAAATTTCGAACAATATTGGTGTTGAGCGTATTTTCCCGTTCTCAAGCCCATTCATTGATGGCATAGATGTGAACAAACACGGCGTTGTACGTCGCTCACGCATCTACTATCTGCGCGAACTGCGTGGAAAGAAAGCCCGTATCAAGGAAAAGAAATACTAA